In Nematostella vectensis chromosome 11, jaNemVect1.1, whole genome shotgun sequence, a genomic segment contains:
- the LOC5518405 gene encoding androgen-induced gene 1 protein isoform X2: protein MRKYAHSIHFAGAAFLTFILLEYDKNPTIWDWGPGGKYKILPALSLVAEVAFFLLAALGDVISFLIGRQSTTITSIRDHLFTTLAFPFAVFVSATFWGIYAVDRELIFPTALDAIIPPWINHGLHTWNAVLILLEGAVVHHKYPVNRAGIFFTLLPAACYLVWITYIAQTQNFWVYPFLRMMENSGRAAFFGLCAIILIIFYFMGKWMTTTIWEAEPVKKSQERKAVTKKKSKKVE from the exons ATGCGAAAATACGCTCACTCCATACACTTTGCCGGGGCAGCATTTTTAACATTTATCTTGTTAGAATACGACAAAAATCCTACAATATGGGACTGGGGACCTGgaggaaaatacaaaatactcCCTGCATTGAGTTTG GTAGCAGAAGTAGCCTTCTTCCTCCTTGCCGCACTAGGGGACGTCATCTCCTTCCTGATTGGTAGACAGAGTACAACTATCACAAGCATCAGGGATCACCTATTCACTACCTTGGCTTTCCCATTTGCTGTG TTTGTTAGTGCCACCTTCTGGGGGATTTATGCTGTGGACAGAGAGTTGATCTTCCCCACTGCTTTGGATGCTATAATCCCTCCTTGGATTAATCATGGCCTG cacACATGGAATGCCGTTTTGATCCTTCTTGAAGGAGCTGTTGTCCATCACAAGTACCCAGTCAACAGAGCCGGGATCTTTTTTACCCTCCTCCCAGCGGCATGCTACTTGGTGTG GATAACATACATTGCCCAGACCCAGAACTTCTGGGTTTATCCGTTCCTGCGTATGATGGAGAATTCTGGAAGAGCAGCTTTCTTTGGACTCTGTGCTATAATTCTAATCATCTTTTACTTTATGGGAAAATGGATGACCACAACTATATGGGAAG CTGAACCTGTCAAGAAAAGTCAAGAAAGAAAGGCAGTCACCAAGAAAAAGTCAAAGAAAGTAGAATAA
- the LOC5518405 gene encoding androgen-induced gene 1 protein isoform X1, translated as MASRASVFVTLLHSSALAFFMYLIYHDLKIVTAHLQMYGGRWKYLTFLSIVAEVAFFLLAALGDVISFLIGRQSTTITSIRDHLFTTLAFPFAVFVSATFWGIYAVDRELIFPTALDAIIPPWINHGLHTWNAVLILLEGAVVHHKYPVNRAGIFFTLLPAACYLVWITYIAQTQNFWVYPFLRMMENSGRAAFFGLCAIILIIFYFMGKWMTTTIWEAEPVKKSQERKAVTKKKSKKVE; from the exons ATGGCGTCCCGCGCTTCAGTCTTCGTAACATTATTACACTCTTCGGCTCTTGCCTTTTTTATGTATCTTATTTATCATGATCTAAAAATTGTGACTGCTCACCTTCAAATGTACGGTGGGCGATGGAAATACCTTACTTTTCTAAGCATC GTAGCAGAAGTAGCCTTCTTCCTCCTTGCCGCACTAGGGGACGTCATCTCCTTCCTGATTGGTAGACAGAGTACAACTATCACAAGCATCAGGGATCACCTATTCACTACCTTGGCTTTCCCATTTGCTGTG TTTGTTAGTGCCACCTTCTGGGGGATTTATGCTGTGGACAGAGAGTTGATCTTCCCCACTGCTTTGGATGCTATAATCCCTCCTTGGATTAATCATGGCCTG cacACATGGAATGCCGTTTTGATCCTTCTTGAAGGAGCTGTTGTCCATCACAAGTACCCAGTCAACAGAGCCGGGATCTTTTTTACCCTCCTCCCAGCGGCATGCTACTTGGTGTG GATAACATACATTGCCCAGACCCAGAACTTCTGGGTTTATCCGTTCCTGCGTATGATGGAGAATTCTGGAAGAGCAGCTTTCTTTGGACTCTGTGCTATAATTCTAATCATCTTTTACTTTATGGGAAAATGGATGACCACAACTATATGGGAAG CTGAACCTGTCAAGAAAAGTCAAGAAAGAAAGGCAGTCACCAAGAAAAAGTCAAAGAAAGTAGAATAA
- the LOC116609791 gene encoding protein archease-like: MAAVDFQPKKSAKYEYLDHTADVQLHAWGDDLKEAFEQVAVAMFGYMTDLETVEIKREELIEAEGEDVINLLFHFLDEALFLMCGDPYFIVKEVEVVEFDKENFKIKAKARGEEFDLEKHPQGTEVKAITYSNMQVHDNEGKAEVYVIIDI, encoded by the exons ATGGCAGCTGTGGATTTTCAGCCGAAGAAATCTGCCAAGTACGAGT ATCTTGACCACACGGCTGATGTCCA ACTTCATGCTT GGGGTGATGACTTGAAGGAAGCCTTTGAACAG GTTGCTGTCGCAATGTTTGGATACATGACTGACCTTGAGACAGTGGAGATCAAGAGAGAGGAGCTTATTGAAGCAGAAG GTGAGGATGTGATAAATTTACTCTTTCATTTTTTGGATGAGGCTCTGTTCTTGATGTGTGGAGACCCTTACTTTATTGTCAAG GAAGTTGAAGTTGTAGAATTTGATAAGGAGAACTTTAAAATCAAAGCAAAAGC GAGAGGAGAAGAGTTTGATCTTGAAAAGCATCCACAG GGAACTGAGGTCAAGGCAATTACCTACTCCAATATGCAAGTACATGATAACGAAGGAAAGGCTGAGGTCTATGTTATCATTGATATTTAA